The Streptomyces tendae genome has a window encoding:
- a CDS encoding arsenate reductase ArsC encodes MPVSTGKKPSVLFVCIHNAGRSQMAAAWLTHLAGDRVEVRSAGSNPGEQVNPAAVAAMAEVGIDISAEVPKILTVDAVKESDVCITMGCGDTCPVFPGKRYLDWKLDDPAGQGVDAVRPIRDEIKTLVEGLIAEIAPSKPEATA; translated from the coding sequence ATGCCCGTGAGCACCGGCAAGAAGCCGTCCGTCCTGTTCGTCTGCATCCACAACGCAGGCCGCTCCCAGATGGCCGCCGCCTGGCTGACCCACCTGGCCGGGGACCGCGTCGAGGTGCGCTCCGCCGGCTCCAACCCGGGCGAGCAGGTCAACCCGGCCGCCGTCGCCGCGATGGCCGAGGTCGGCATCGACATCTCCGCCGAGGTCCCGAAGATCCTTACCGTGGACGCGGTGAAGGAGTCCGACGTGTGCATCACCATGGGCTGCGGCGACACCTGCCCCGTCTTCCCCGGCAAACGCTACCTGGACTGGAAACTGGACGATCCGGCCGGCCAGGGCGTCGATGCGGTCCGGCCGATCCGCGACGAGATCAAGACCCTGGTCGAGGGCCTGATCGCCGAAATCGCCCCGTCCAAGCCGGAAGCGACGGCGTAA
- a CDS encoding ScbR family autoregulator-binding transcription factor produces the protein MVKQERALRTREALIRSAATVFDRDGFSVASLSAISSLAGVSNGALHFHFANKATLADSVEDAAAQRLDHLITDHEGTAGNSLQLLVNVSHDLARCLHRDVVLRAGFELSRHQARTGGRDLHRHWHQWVEAALKRADGEGVLNAVSPEAVAVSVVAATTGFEVLGTQDPQWLSHRTVTRFWQLLLPRLTAAAALADVTPPAAAPPPTPRPSPPPGGRRPHPRPARRHHPLIPLARTRPCGGSRAAARRRPPPRPPAAPPTTPTPARPRPPPPRPTPVRAHPRACLPPPAGGLRPPVTRAPPAGRPRLP, from the coding sequence ATGGTCAAACAGGAACGAGCCCTGCGCACCCGTGAGGCGCTGATCAGGTCGGCCGCCACGGTCTTCGACCGTGACGGCTTCAGCGTGGCCTCGCTCAGCGCGATCAGCTCGCTGGCCGGAGTGAGCAACGGAGCGCTTCATTTCCACTTCGCGAACAAGGCCACCCTGGCCGACTCCGTGGAGGACGCCGCGGCGCAGCGGCTCGACCACCTGATCACCGACCATGAGGGGACCGCCGGCAACTCCCTGCAACTGCTGGTGAACGTCTCGCACGACCTGGCCCGGTGTCTCCACCGTGACGTGGTGCTGCGGGCGGGTTTCGAACTGAGCCGCCATCAGGCCCGCACCGGCGGCCGTGACCTGCACCGCCACTGGCACCAGTGGGTCGAGGCGGCACTGAAACGCGCCGACGGCGAGGGCGTCCTCAACGCGGTCAGCCCCGAAGCGGTGGCCGTCTCCGTGGTCGCGGCCACCACCGGCTTCGAGGTCCTGGGCACCCAGGACCCGCAGTGGCTCTCGCACCGCACCGTCACCCGGTTCTGGCAGCTGCTGCTGCCACGCCTGACCGCGGCCGCCGCGCTCGCCGACGTCACCCCGCCGGCAGCCGCACCGCCCCCCACCCCCCGGCCGTCCCCACCCCCCGGCGGCCGCCGCCCGCATCCCCGACCAGCGCGGCGACACCACCCTCTGATCCCTCTGGCCCGCACCCGCCCCTGCGGGGGCAGCCGGGCGGCGGCCCGACGCCGCCCACCACCGCGCCCGCCCGCTGCGCCGCCAACCACGCCGACGCCCGCCCGTCCGCGCCCTCCGCCACCACGCCCGACGCCCGTCCGCGCCCACCCGCGCGCCTGCCTGCCCCCTCCCGCCGGTGGTCTGCGCCCTCCCGTCACCCGCGCCCCGCCCGCCGGCCGTCCCCGCCTGCCCTGA
- a CDS encoding cytochrome P450 family protein has protein sequence MLRERGPAVRVELPGGVQAWAVVRQEYVERLLTDARVSKNARLHWPDFIEGRITEAWPLYPWVANENMLFAYGAEHTRLRRLVAGAFTARRSEALRPRVREIVAELLDEVEKAGQEGGPVDVRRHFAEVLPMRVICELFGVGQGAATDELCAALHTVFSPAVGAEEMEAARMKSFALLAAIVADKRARPGDDLTSSLIEARDQGDRLSEHELLGTLYLMIAGGQDTTATLITNAMGALLSHPGQLEHIRAGRAGWADAAAETMRVHTPGAYSPMRFAVEDIDLEGVRIRKGDAILVNFAAGGLDPRRYGEDAARFDVLRTDRDTLGFGHGVHRCMGVPLAQVETAEALSAFFGRFPHARLACSPDELQPMPTFLMNGYRTVPVQLHPAATA, from the coding sequence GTGTTGCGGGAGAGGGGGCCGGCGGTCCGGGTGGAGCTGCCCGGCGGGGTTCAGGCGTGGGCGGTGGTGCGGCAGGAGTATGTGGAGCGGCTGCTGACCGATGCGCGGGTGTCGAAGAACGCGCGGCTGCACTGGCCGGACTTCATCGAGGGCCGGATCACCGAGGCGTGGCCGCTGTATCCGTGGGTGGCCAACGAGAACATGCTGTTCGCCTACGGGGCGGAGCACACCCGGTTGCGGCGTCTGGTGGCGGGGGCGTTCACCGCCCGCCGCTCGGAGGCGCTGCGTCCGCGGGTGCGGGAGATCGTGGCGGAGCTGCTGGACGAGGTGGAGAAGGCCGGGCAGGAGGGCGGGCCGGTCGATGTGCGGCGGCATTTCGCCGAGGTGCTGCCGATGCGGGTGATCTGCGAGCTGTTCGGGGTGGGGCAGGGAGCGGCCACCGACGAGCTGTGCGCGGCGCTGCACACGGTGTTCAGCCCGGCGGTGGGGGCCGAGGAGATGGAGGCGGCGCGGATGAAGTCGTTCGCGCTGCTGGCGGCCATCGTGGCGGACAAGCGGGCCCGGCCCGGCGACGACCTCACCAGTTCCCTCATCGAGGCCCGGGACCAGGGCGACCGGCTCAGCGAGCACGAACTGCTGGGCACCCTGTATCTGATGATCGCCGGCGGGCAGGACACCACCGCCACCCTGATCACCAACGCGATGGGCGCCCTGCTCAGCCACCCCGGGCAGCTGGAGCACATCCGCGCCGGACGCGCCGGCTGGGCGGACGCCGCCGCCGAGACCATGCGGGTGCACACCCCCGGCGCCTACTCGCCGATGCGGTTCGCGGTCGAGGACATCGACCTGGAGGGGGTACGCATCCGCAAGGGCGACGCCATCCTGGTCAACTTCGCCGCCGGCGGCCTCGACCCGCGCCGCTACGGCGAGGACGCCGCCCGCTTCGACGTGCTGCGCACCGACCGCGACACCCTCGGCTTCGGGCACGGCGTGCACCGGTGCATGGGTGTGCCGCTGGCCCAGGTGGAGACGGCGGAGGCCCTGTCGGCGTTCTTCGGCCGCTTCCCCCACGCCCGCCTGGCCTGCAGCCCCGACGAACTGCAGCCGATGCCGACCTTCCTGATGAACGGCTACCGCACGGTCCCCGTGCAGCTGCACCCGGCCGCCACCGCCTGA
- a CDS encoding helix-turn-helix transcriptional regulator: MVAVPESHTGWTFITSHARVLATVADNPNARIRDIAAHCRLTERAVSRIISDLERDGYLSHTRNGRTNTYRIEPDKVLRHPAEAGLPVASLLSLLVQDETDRTGAPRQGAPTAPAG, from the coding sequence ATGGTCGCAGTGCCCGAATCCCACACCGGATGGACGTTCATCACCAGCCACGCCCGTGTCCTGGCAACGGTCGCCGACAACCCGAACGCCCGCATCCGTGACATCGCCGCCCATTGCCGGCTCACCGAACGCGCCGTGTCGCGGATCATCTCCGACCTCGAACGGGACGGGTACCTCTCCCACACCCGTAACGGGCGCACTAACACCTATCGCATCGAACCGGACAAGGTGTTGCGTCATCCCGCCGAAGCCGGCCTCCCCGTCGCATCGCTGCTCTCCCTGCTCGTGCAGGACGAGACCGACCGCACCGGCGCCCCCCGTCAGGGCGCACCAACAGCCCCAGCTGGATGA
- a CDS encoding ArsR/SmtB family transcription factor: MSNAKVLPLLEPVDGRVAPCCPPLTERPMTADEAETAARMFKALGDPVRLRLFSAVASHEGGEACVCDISDVGVSQPTVSHHLKKLKEAGLLTSERRGTWVYYRVEPSVLAAMGQLLVGTSAAA, encoded by the coding sequence ATGTCGAATGCCAAGGTGCTGCCGCTGCTCGAGCCCGTCGACGGTCGGGTAGCGCCGTGCTGCCCTCCGCTGACCGAGCGCCCGATGACCGCCGACGAGGCCGAGACCGCAGCGCGGATGTTCAAGGCCCTCGGTGACCCGGTCCGGCTCCGGTTGTTCTCCGCAGTGGCCTCGCACGAGGGCGGCGAGGCCTGCGTGTGCGACATCTCCGACGTCGGCGTCTCCCAGCCCACCGTCTCCCACCACCTGAAGAAGCTCAAGGAAGCCGGGCTGCTCACATCCGAGCGACGTGGCACTTGGGTCTACTACCGCGTCGAGCCGTCCGTGCTCGCCGCCATGGGCCAACTGCTGGTTGGTACATCGGCTGCCGCATGA
- a CDS encoding STAS domain-containing protein, with the protein MSDRGGGPGRSTAHASHTAEAQQPERSGARVIEARGSYDMDSIKPLADALDAAAREYPMVILDASGVTFADSSFLNLLILAHQAGPLRVVAPSQPVRRLCEITGVDQLLDIRGTIDETAHS; encoded by the coding sequence GTGAGCGACCGCGGTGGGGGGCCTGGGCGCAGCACCGCGCACGCCTCCCACACGGCAGAGGCACAGCAGCCCGAAAGGTCCGGCGCCCGGGTCATCGAGGCTCGCGGCTCCTACGACATGGACTCCATCAAGCCGCTTGCGGACGCGCTGGACGCTGCGGCCAGGGAGTACCCGATGGTGATCCTCGATGCCTCCGGCGTCACCTTCGCGGACTCGTCCTTCTTGAACCTGCTGATCCTCGCCCACCAGGCCGGCCCCCTGCGAGTGGTGGCGCCGTCCCAGCCGGTACGGCGACTGTGTGAGATCACCGGAGTCGACCAACTCCTCGACATTCGGGGCACGATCGACGAGACCGCCCACTCCTGA
- the arsB gene encoding ACR3 family arsenite efflux transporter: protein MTSAEPTTARAQSTDAAGDDSIVKKLSTLDRYLAVWILLAMAVGLGLGRLIPGLNDALAKVEIGGVSLPIALGLLIMMYPVLAKVRYDRLDAVTGDRKLMASSLVINWIVGPAVMFALAWIFLPDLPEYRTGLIIVGLARCIAMVIIWNDLACGDREAAAVLVALNSVFQVLAFGLLGWFYLDLLPGWLGLGDGEHLDISMWKIALNVAIFLGIPLLAGFLTRRLGEKKLGRTDYEQRFLPTIGPWALYGLLFTIVILFALQGKTITSQPLDVVRIALPLLVYFAVMFFGTFLLGKGLGLAYDRTATLAFTAAGNNFELAIAVAIATFGVTSGQALSGVVGPLIEVPVLIGLVHIALAWRRKFAAGMVTTAP from the coding sequence GTGACCTCCGCCGAGCCCACCACCGCCCGCGCCCAGAGCACCGATGCGGCCGGGGACGACTCGATCGTCAAGAAGCTCTCCACCCTCGACCGTTACCTCGCGGTATGGATCCTGCTCGCCATGGCCGTCGGGCTCGGGCTCGGCAGGCTCATCCCAGGGTTGAACGACGCGCTCGCGAAGGTGGAGATCGGCGGGGTGTCCCTGCCGATCGCACTCGGCCTGCTGATCATGATGTATCCGGTGCTGGCGAAGGTTCGTTACGACCGGCTCGACGCCGTCACCGGCGACCGCAAGCTGATGGCCTCCTCGCTGGTCATCAACTGGATCGTAGGCCCGGCGGTCATGTTCGCGCTCGCATGGATCTTCCTGCCGGACCTGCCGGAATACCGCACCGGCCTGATCATCGTCGGCCTGGCCCGCTGCATCGCCATGGTCATCATCTGGAACGACCTCGCCTGCGGCGACCGTGAGGCCGCCGCAGTCCTCGTCGCCCTCAACTCCGTTTTCCAGGTCCTCGCCTTCGGCCTGCTCGGCTGGTTCTATCTCGATCTGCTGCCCGGCTGGCTCGGCCTCGGCGACGGCGAGCACCTCGACATCTCCATGTGGAAGATCGCGCTGAACGTCGCCATCTTCCTCGGCATCCCGCTGCTGGCCGGCTTCCTCACCCGCCGCCTGGGCGAGAAGAAGCTCGGCCGCACCGACTACGAGCAGCGGTTCCTGCCGACGATCGGCCCGTGGGCGCTGTACGGGCTGCTGTTCACGATCGTCATCCTCTTCGCGTTGCAGGGAAAGACCATCACGTCGCAGCCGCTGGACGTCGTCCGGATCGCGCTGCCGCTGCTGGTGTACTTCGCCGTGATGTTCTTCGGCACGTTCCTGCTCGGTAAGGGCCTGGGCCTGGCCTACGACCGCACCGCGACGCTCGCCTTCACGGCGGCGGGCAACAACTTCGAGCTGGCCATCGCGGTAGCCATCGCCACCTTCGGCGTCACCTCGGGCCAGGCCTTGTCCGGTGTCGTCGGCCCGCTCATCGAAGTGCCGGTGCTGATCGGCCTGGTCCACATCGCGCTCGCATGGCGAAGGAAGTTCGCCGCCGGCATGGTGACGACGGCCCCGTGA
- a CDS encoding ArsR/SmtB family transcription factor — protein sequence MLTSVDPDVIRALGDPLRLQIVTLLARETLCTTHLVEETGAKQTNLSNHMKVLREAGLVETEPCGRFTYYKLRPDVLAGLSEQFAELAESARTAAENKRACP from the coding sequence ATGCTGACTTCAGTCGATCCTGATGTGATCCGGGCGCTGGGCGATCCGCTCCGGCTGCAGATCGTCACTCTGCTGGCGCGTGAGACGCTGTGCACCACGCACCTGGTGGAGGAGACCGGGGCCAAGCAGACCAACTTGTCCAACCACATGAAGGTGCTGCGCGAGGCCGGACTGGTGGAGACCGAGCCGTGCGGCCGCTTCACGTATTACAAGCTCAGGCCCGACGTCCTGGCCGGCCTCTCGGAGCAGTTCGCCGAGCTCGCCGAATCCGCCCGCACTGCCGCGGAGAACAAGAGGGCCTGCCCGTGA
- a CDS encoding flavoprotein: MKTVEAPPASARTVNVRSLSVPAWSGAAPGVGRHGRLGGVGALADAAAHRLVGGPPKEVVFGRGLGAVAAEQPGAGHPVRVDITAAARAAAGHAPVFVRAAVTAASHVASASAFAARTVLAAADASAPGSRCRARAAGGTGRALAAALQLGAVLAALAATGAALAGLRAAVPTAATTGADEQRLAVAGADAVVFFEGIGVADMEAILNDPRWVEWRGGPAHEFSGVLGLAAKAAVDGGHADVVTGFRTEVIERAHDGRLILVGEGGCRLDPVDEVVVLTGFRPDLSFLGELRLGLDERLQAPVALAPLIDPNQHSCGTVYPHGYRELSHPEQGVYLVGMKSYGRAPTFLAMTGYEQVRSVAAAIAGDLEAADRVELTLPETGVCGGAGLFDAPDAAESDGGCCAPTPQLVQFGVPAAAKAAAAEEAPAGGCCGS, translated from the coding sequence GTGAAGACCGTCGAGGCGCCGCCGGCCTCGGCGCGGACCGTGAACGTGCGTTCCTTGTCGGTGCCCGCCTGGAGCGGCGCGGCCCCGGGCGTCGGTCGGCACGGCCGGCTCGGTGGTGTCGGCGCCCTCGCCGATGCCGCCGCGCACCGGCTCGTCGGAGGCCCGCCAAAAGAGGTCGTTTTCGGCCGGGGCCTGGGTGCGGTCGCCGCTGAGCAGCCGGGTGCCGGTCACCCGGTTCGGGTCGACATAACTGCTGCCGCCCGCGCCGCTGCCGGCCACGCCCCGGTCTTCGTCCGTGCCGCCGTCACCGCCGCCTCCCACGTAGCCAGCGCCTCCGCCTTCGCCGCCCGTACCGTCCTTGCCGCCGCGGACGCGTCGGCGCCGGGGAGCCGTTGCCGCGCCCGCGCCGCCGGTGGGACCGGCCGCGCCCTTGCCGCCGCGCTCCAGCTTGGTGCCGTCCTGGCCGCGCTCGCCGCCACCGGGGCCGCCCTGGCCGGACTCCGGGCTGCCGTACCCACCGCCGCCACCACCGGTGCGGATGAGCAGCGGCTTGCCGTCGCCGGTGCCGACGCCGTCGTCTTCTTCGAGGGCATCGGCGTCGCCGACATGGAGGCCATCCTGAACGACCCGCGGTGGGTGGAGTGGCGTGGCGGCCCAGCCCACGAGTTCAGCGGCGTCCTGGGTCTGGCGGCCAAGGCTGCCGTCGACGGCGGTCATGCGGACGTGGTCACTGGTTTCCGCACCGAGGTGATCGAACGGGCGCATGACGGCCGCCTGATCCTGGTCGGTGAGGGCGGCTGCCGCCTGGACCCGGTCGACGAGGTTGTCGTGCTGACCGGCTTCCGCCCTGATCTGTCTTTCCTCGGGGAACTCCGTCTCGGGCTCGACGAGCGCCTCCAGGCGCCCGTTGCGCTGGCTCCGCTGATCGATCCGAACCAGCACTCCTGCGGGACCGTCTACCCGCACGGCTACCGTGAGCTCTCCCATCCCGAGCAGGGTGTGTATCTGGTCGGGATGAAGTCCTACGGCCGTGCCCCGACGTTCCTGGCGATGACCGGTTACGAGCAGGTCCGCTCCGTGGCGGCGGCGATCGCCGGTGACCTGGAGGCGGCCGACCGTGTGGAACTGACCCTGCCCGAGACGGGAGTCTGCGGCGGCGCCGGGCTGTTCGACGCTCCCGACGCTGCTGAGAGCGACGGCGGCTGTTGCGCGCCTACTCCGCAGCTCGTCCAGTTCGGCGTCCCCGCCGCGGCCAAGGCGGCGGCTGCCGAGGAGGCTCCGGCGGGCGGCTGCTGCGGCTCGTGA
- a CDS encoding acyl-CoA carboxylase subunit beta, which produces MAELHEIRARALAGPGGKATQAQHAKGKLTARERIELLLDPGSFREVEQLRRHRATGFGLEEKKPYTDGVITGWGTVEGRTVFVYAHDFRIFGGALGEAHAAKIHKIMDMAIAAGAPLVSLNDGAGARIQEGVSALAGYGGIFQRNTRASGVIPQISVMLGPCAGGAAYSPALTDFVFMVRETSQMFITGPDVVKAVTGEEITQNGLGGADVHAETSGVCHFAYDDEETCLHEVRYLLSLLPQNNRENPPRVESSDPAERRGEVLLDLVPADGNRPYDMAKVIEEIVDAGEYLEVHERWARNIICALARMDGQVVGIVANQPQALAGVLDIEASEKAARFVQMCDAFNIPILTFLDVPGFLPGVDQEHGGIIRHGAKLLYAYCNATVPRISLILRKAYGGAYIVMDSQSIGADLTYAWPTNEIAVMGAEGAANVIFRRQIAEAPDPGAMRARMVKEYKSELMHPYYAAERGLVDDVIDPAETREVLIRSLAMLRAKHADLPSRKHGNPPQ; this is translated from the coding sequence GTGGCCGAACTGCACGAGATCCGTGCCCGGGCACTGGCCGGCCCGGGCGGGAAGGCGACCCAGGCGCAGCATGCCAAGGGCAAGCTGACCGCGCGGGAGCGTATCGAACTGCTGCTGGATCCGGGCTCGTTCCGTGAGGTGGAGCAGTTGCGGCGGCACCGGGCGACCGGTTTCGGTCTGGAGGAGAAGAAGCCCTACACCGATGGTGTGATCACCGGCTGGGGGACGGTGGAGGGGCGGACGGTGTTCGTCTACGCCCATGACTTCCGGATCTTCGGCGGTGCGCTGGGGGAGGCGCACGCCGCGAAGATCCACAAGATCATGGACATGGCCATCGCGGCCGGGGCGCCGCTGGTGTCGCTGAACGACGGTGCGGGGGCCCGTATCCAGGAGGGCGTCTCGGCGCTGGCCGGGTACGGGGGGATCTTCCAGCGCAACACCAGGGCGTCGGGGGTGATCCCGCAGATCTCGGTGATGCTGGGCCCGTGCGCGGGCGGTGCCGCCTACAGCCCGGCGCTGACGGACTTCGTGTTCATGGTCCGTGAGACCTCGCAGATGTTCATCACCGGCCCGGACGTCGTCAAGGCGGTGACGGGGGAGGAGATCACCCAGAACGGGCTCGGCGGTGCGGACGTGCACGCCGAGACCTCCGGGGTGTGCCACTTCGCCTACGACGACGAGGAGACCTGCCTTCACGAGGTGCGCTACCTGTTGTCCCTGCTGCCGCAGAACAACCGGGAGAACCCGCCGCGGGTGGAGAGCTCCGATCCCGCCGAACGCCGCGGCGAGGTCCTGCTCGACCTCGTCCCGGCCGACGGCAACCGCCCCTACGACATGGCGAAGGTGATCGAGGAGATCGTCGACGCCGGCGAGTACCTCGAGGTCCACGAGCGCTGGGCCCGCAACATCATCTGCGCGCTGGCGCGGATGGACGGGCAGGTCGTCGGGATCGTCGCCAACCAGCCCCAGGCGCTGGCCGGCGTGCTGGACATCGAGGCCTCCGAGAAGGCCGCCCGCTTCGTGCAGATGTGCGACGCCTTCAACATCCCGATCCTCACCTTCCTGGACGTCCCCGGCTTCCTGCCGGGCGTCGACCAGGAGCACGGCGGGATCATCCGGCACGGCGCCAAGCTGCTCTACGCCTACTGCAACGCCACCGTGCCGCGCATCAGCCTGATCCTGCGCAAGGCCTACGGCGGCGCCTACATCGTCATGGACAGCCAGTCCATCGGCGCCGACCTCACCTACGCCTGGCCGACCAACGAGATCGCGGTGATGGGTGCCGAGGGCGCGGCCAACGTCATCTTCCGCCGTCAGATCGCCGAGGCGCCAGACCCCGGGGCCATGCGGGCGCGCATGGTCAAGGAGTACAAGTCCGAGCTGATGCACCCCTACTACGCGGCCGAACGGGGCCTGGTCGACGACGTGATCGACCCCGCCGAGACGCGTGAGGTGCTGATCCGGTCCCTGGCGATGCTCCGTGCCAAGCACGCCGACCTGCCGTCACGCAAGCACGGCAACCCGCCCCAGTAA
- a CDS encoding DUF6199 family natural product biosynthesis protein produces the protein MASAVGPGLDGQNRGLLTFPPMAWTSASRRRFAERVGGNRTFMSHGAIVQAASESDGGSPVFVLLLCFFLVMGVVQVVRPQLLWKANSRLQRGWVRNPEASEPTSKGYAMNRVVGVIFLGFVIWMLVQQF, from the coding sequence GTGGCCTCCGCCGTGGGCCCCGGCCTGGACGGCCAGAATCGTGGGCTGCTGACATTTCCGCCTATGGCCTGGACATCAGCGAGCCGGAGACGATTCGCGGAACGGGTCGGGGGCAACCGCACCTTCATGAGTCACGGTGCGATAGTGCAGGCCGCCTCAGAAAGCGACGGCGGCAGCCCGGTGTTCGTCCTGCTCTTGTGTTTCTTCCTGGTCATGGGGGTGGTCCAGGTCGTACGCCCTCAGTTGCTGTGGAAGGCCAACAGCCGCCTCCAGCGGGGCTGGGTGAGAAACCCCGAGGCGAGTGAGCCCACAAGCAAGGGCTACGCGATGAACCGTGTGGTCGGAGTGATCTTCTTGGGCTTTGTCATATGGATGCTGGTTCAGCAGTTCTGA
- a CDS encoding acyl-CoA carboxylase subunit epsilon gives MDEPDSPRPALRIERGRADEMELAAVTAVLCSVLAGRAAAPREQAPPGEEPSWPRTAHPAAAAYRPPHSWR, from the coding sequence ATGGACGAACCGGACAGCCCCCGCCCCGCGCTGCGTATCGAGCGCGGACGGGCCGACGAGATGGAACTGGCCGCGGTGACGGCCGTGCTGTGCTCCGTGCTGGCCGGGCGCGCCGCCGCCCCCCGGGAGCAGGCCCCGCCCGGCGAGGAGCCGTCCTGGCCCCGGACCGCGCACCCGGCCGCCGCGGCCTACCGCCCCCCGCACAGCTGGCGCTAG
- a CDS encoding ArsO family NAD(P)H-dependent flavin-containing monooxygenase, translating into MTQQTDVVVVGGGQAGLAAGYHLRRQRLDFVILDAEAEPGGSWQHMWNSLHLFSPAEHSSLPGRLMPAQAGETYPGAGHVVDYLTDYEKRYDLPVQHGTRVDAVRRDGDGLLIEADSGTWRARAVVSATGSWSRPFLPAAPGHRTFTGRLLHTVNYRCPADFADQRVVVVGGGNSGAQIAADLALDGQVEVTWVTQRPPRFLPDDIDGRALFDVATGRRRALDAGRADTGGVASLGDIVAVPPVREARRAGLLTAKPMFAQLAATGVGWADGSRSDADAIVWCTGFRPVLAHLAPLNLRGPRGHIPTAGTRALGEPRLHLLGYGDWTGPASATLIGVGRTARDAVREVAGLL; encoded by the coding sequence GTGACCCAGCAGACGGACGTGGTGGTGGTCGGCGGCGGCCAGGCAGGGCTCGCTGCCGGCTACCACCTGCGCCGCCAGCGCCTCGACTTCGTGATCCTGGACGCGGAGGCGGAGCCGGGCGGGTCCTGGCAGCACATGTGGAACTCGCTGCACCTGTTTTCCCCGGCCGAGCACTCCTCTCTGCCCGGACGGCTCATGCCCGCCCAGGCGGGCGAGACGTACCCGGGTGCCGGGCACGTGGTGGACTACCTGACCGACTACGAGAAGCGCTACGACCTGCCCGTCCAGCACGGCACCCGTGTGGACGCCGTACGCCGTGACGGCGACGGGTTACTCATCGAGGCGGATTCCGGCACTTGGCGGGCCCGTGCGGTCGTCAGCGCCACCGGCAGCTGGTCACGGCCCTTCCTCCCCGCCGCCCCCGGCCACCGAACCTTCACCGGCCGACTGCTGCACACGGTGAACTACCGCTGCCCGGCCGACTTCGCCGACCAGCGTGTCGTCGTGGTCGGCGGCGGGAACTCCGGCGCTCAGATCGCCGCCGACCTCGCCCTGGACGGCCAGGTCGAGGTGACGTGGGTGACCCAGCGCCCGCCGCGGTTCCTGCCGGACGACATCGACGGCCGTGCTCTGTTCGATGTCGCCACCGGCCGCCGTCGCGCCCTGGACGCCGGCCGCGCCGACACCGGCGGAGTCGCTTCGCTGGGCGACATCGTGGCCGTGCCACCCGTACGCGAAGCCCGCCGCGCCGGGCTTCTGACCGCCAAGCCGATGTTCGCCCAGCTCGCCGCTACCGGTGTCGGGTGGGCCGACGGCAGCCGGAGCGACGCGGACGCGATCGTCTGGTGCACCGGCTTCCGCCCGGTACTGGCCCATCTTGCCCCGCTGAACCTGCGGGGCCCACGCGGGCACATCCCCACCGCCGGGACACGTGCCCTCGGTGAGCCGAGGCTGCACCTGCTCGGCTACGGCGACTGGACCGGCCCGGCCTCGGCCACCCTCATCGGCGTCGGCCGCACCGCCCGGGACGCCGTGCGTGAGGTCGCCGGCCTGCTCTAG
- a CDS encoding ScbR family autoregulator-binding transcription factor — protein MAQQERAVRTRRAILTAAGEVFDEVGYEAATISAILHRAEVTKGALYFHFSSKEELAQAVLAQQLSSVPVVPARELALQRGLDEALVLAHMLAVGDPMVRGSVRLTVEQGSPQDGLDRRVPMQGWIEHNMDILSAARANGELLPGVDVAAAARMFVGAFTGVQILSKLMTGRADLVERVADLQRHLMAGVAVPAVLVQLDFSPGRGAQVYEEARQAGRESEPAGVE, from the coding sequence GTGGCGCAGCAGGAGCGAGCGGTCAGGACGCGCAGGGCGATCCTGACGGCGGCGGGTGAGGTCTTCGACGAGGTCGGTTACGAGGCGGCGACCATCTCGGCCATCCTGCACAGAGCCGAGGTCACCAAGGGCGCGCTGTACTTCCATTTCTCCTCCAAGGAGGAGCTGGCGCAGGCGGTTCTGGCGCAGCAGCTGTCGTCGGTGCCGGTGGTGCCGGCGAGGGAGCTGGCGCTGCAGCGGGGCCTGGACGAGGCGCTGGTGCTGGCGCACATGCTGGCCGTGGGGGATCCGATGGTGCGGGGCAGTGTGCGGCTGACGGTCGAGCAGGGCTCGCCGCAGGACGGCCTGGACCGGCGGGTGCCGATGCAGGGGTGGATCGAGCACAACATGGACATCCTCTCCGCGGCGCGGGCCAACGGTGAACTGCTGCCGGGGGTGGACGTGGCCGCGGCCGCGCGGATGTTCGTCGGCGCGTTCACCGGCGTGCAGATCCTCTCCAAACTGATGACCGGCCGCGCCGACCTGGTCGAGCGTGTCGCCGATCTGCAGCGTCATCTCATGGCCGGTGTCGCGGTTCCCGCGGTACTCGTCCAGCTGGACTTCTCGCCGGGCCGTGGCGCCCAGGTCTACGAGGAGGCCCGGCAGGCCGGCCGGGAGAGTGAACCCGCCGGGGTCGAATAG